The proteins below are encoded in one region of Planctopirus limnophila DSM 3776:
- a CDS encoding molybdopterin oxidoreductase family protein, protein MSWYQDNPIMQPLQTLLHQREGSLTRALLQQPAGFGLGQLPQSQLPDATTDMVCGFCSTGCGLKVHLKEGEAIGLSPTTSYPVNLGMACPKGWEALRVLDAPDRATTPLYRADKNGRLEPVDWDAALRLFTGRFRQIQEKHGPHSVAFISTGQMPTEEMALLGAVAKFGMGLRHGDGNTRQCMATAVVAYKEAFGFDAPPYTYADFEESDAMVFVGSNPCIAHPIMWERVMRNRRSPEIIVVDPRGNETTMYATQHLAIQPKTDQTLFYGVARLLIEQGRIDEKFVELSTTGFEEFARFVNDYSLARTASETGLEPNQIERFACTIHEKERVSFWWTMGVNQSHQGVRTAQSIINLALMTGNIGKPGTGANSITGQCNAMGSRLFSNTTNLLGGHDFKNADHRAKIAGILSMDESVIPTENSWSYHEIMEGILKEKIKGLWIICTNTAHSWINQNLAREMLSRLDFLVVQDMYHNTETAQMADLVLPAAGWGEKEGTFINSERRIGRIKKVRRAPGKALADFHIFQLVAEYWGCGEQFRRWSSPEAVFEVLKECSRGMPCDFTGVQNYRWIEEQGGVQWPCPEGMTAPVQERRLFEDGCFYHADGRAKFLFEASRPLTELPNEAYPFILLTGRGSASQWHTQTRTAKSPVLRKLYPERPFIEINPADARALKIAHNAWVTVESRRGRMRAMALVTPAVRQGQVFIAMHYEGTNQLTDAVFDPYSKQPSYKACAVNVKGGAE, encoded by the coding sequence ATGAGCTGGTATCAGGATAACCCCATTATGCAGCCATTACAGACACTTCTCCATCAGCGAGAGGGTTCCCTGACGCGCGCGTTACTGCAACAACCCGCAGGCTTTGGACTGGGCCAACTGCCCCAAAGCCAGTTGCCCGACGCAACGACGGACATGGTCTGTGGCTTCTGCTCGACGGGTTGTGGCCTCAAAGTCCATTTGAAGGAAGGTGAAGCGATCGGGTTGTCGCCAACTACTTCGTATCCGGTGAACCTCGGCATGGCTTGTCCGAAGGGGTGGGAAGCCTTGCGTGTCCTCGACGCTCCCGACCGCGCGACGACACCTCTGTACCGAGCTGATAAGAACGGAAGGCTGGAACCTGTCGACTGGGATGCAGCGCTGAGACTTTTCACGGGCCGCTTTCGACAGATTCAGGAAAAGCACGGGCCCCACTCAGTGGCGTTCATCAGCACAGGCCAGATGCCCACCGAAGAGATGGCATTGCTCGGCGCGGTGGCCAAGTTCGGCATGGGCCTCAGGCACGGCGACGGCAATACGCGGCAGTGCATGGCGACGGCAGTGGTCGCCTACAAAGAGGCGTTCGGTTTCGATGCGCCTCCCTACACCTACGCCGACTTCGAAGAATCGGACGCCATGGTGTTCGTGGGTAGTAACCCCTGCATTGCCCATCCCATTATGTGGGAGCGCGTCATGCGGAACCGCCGTTCGCCGGAGATCATCGTCGTTGATCCACGCGGCAATGAAACGACGATGTACGCCACCCAGCATCTGGCCATCCAGCCCAAAACCGATCAGACACTCTTTTACGGCGTGGCCCGCCTCCTCATCGAACAAGGCCGGATTGACGAAAAGTTCGTCGAGCTATCGACGACGGGATTCGAGGAATTCGCCCGCTTCGTGAACGACTATAGCCTGGCCCGCACTGCATCCGAAACGGGTCTTGAGCCGAACCAGATTGAGCGATTCGCCTGCACGATCCACGAGAAAGAGCGAGTCTCGTTCTGGTGGACGATGGGGGTCAATCAGAGCCACCAGGGGGTGCGTACCGCGCAGTCGATCATCAATCTGGCACTGATGACGGGGAACATTGGCAAACCCGGAACCGGAGCGAATTCGATCACGGGCCAGTGCAACGCCATGGGTTCGCGGCTCTTCAGCAACACGACCAACCTTCTGGGCGGACACGATTTCAAGAACGCCGATCACCGCGCGAAGATCGCGGGCATTCTGAGCATGGATGAGAGTGTCATCCCCACCGAGAACAGTTGGTCGTACCACGAAATCATGGAGGGAATTCTCAAAGAGAAAATCAAAGGACTGTGGATCATCTGTACCAACACGGCCCACTCGTGGATCAACCAGAACCTGGCCCGTGAAATGCTTTCGCGGCTCGATTTCCTGGTTGTGCAGGACATGTACCACAATACGGAAACGGCCCAGATGGCTGACCTCGTCCTTCCAGCCGCTGGCTGGGGCGAGAAAGAGGGGACGTTTATTAATTCCGAGCGGCGCATTGGTCGTATCAAGAAGGTCAGGCGTGCGCCGGGGAAAGCGCTGGCCGACTTCCACATCTTTCAATTGGTTGCTGAGTATTGGGGCTGCGGAGAGCAATTCCGGCGCTGGTCTTCGCCCGAAGCCGTCTTTGAAGTTCTGAAGGAGTGTTCGCGCGGTATGCCCTGCGACTTCACGGGCGTTCAGAACTACCGCTGGATCGAAGAACAAGGGGGGGTGCAATGGCCCTGCCCTGAAGGGATGACCGCCCCCGTACAAGAGCGGCGTCTCTTCGAGGATGGTTGTTTTTATCATGCCGACGGTCGTGCAAAATTCCTCTTTGAGGCCTCCCGCCCTTTGACGGAATTGCCCAACGAGGCGTATCCGTTCATTTTGTTGACTGGAAGGGGAAGCGCTTCGCAATGGCATACGCAGACCCGCACTGCGAAGTCGCCGGTCCTCAGGAAGTTGTATCCCGAGCGACCGTTTATCGAAATCAATCCGGCTGATGCACGAGCACTCAAGATCGCCCATAACGCCTGGGTCACCGTCGAGTCGCGACGAGGCCGCATGCGGGCGATGGCGCTCGTGACTCCTGCTGTGAGACAAGGACAGGTCTTCATTGCGATGCATTACGAGGGGACGAACCAGTTAACCGACGCGGTGTTCGACCCGTACTCAAAGCAGCCCTCGTACAAGGCTTGCGCCGTCAACGTCAAGGGAGGTGCGGAGTGA
- a CDS encoding NirA family protein, with translation MTQNNGFTDSQKSYLQGFALGADVARKVKGLPVIADSGGGCVEAVNSLATTIQIGPRATQAALPATGRNRELAAQERFLAQGKKLSNEEQAKRDKDPLSIWPQMQAAAAEGVFPKGTDVFLWKFHGLFQVAPAQDSFMCRLRIAGGELRSWQLRGIADLAQEHAGHYLDVTTRANLQLREISAENGCAVHTSLIELGLVNKGSGADNIRNVTSSATSGFDADELIDTLPYAKAMHHHILNDRECYGLPRKFNISFDGGGRIATLEDTNDVGFQAVRVAEVNATNACPAGIYFRLTLGGITGHHDFARDTGILIKPSESIAVTSAIVKVFVDHGDRTDRKKARLKYLLDDWGFAKFIEHVERELGRPLLRMSSEGCEPARPVDRWAHIGFHAQLQEDRHYCGVVLPVGRLTCDQARGLARLAEKHGSGRIRLTVWQNLLIPDIATADIPAVQRGIENLGLEWRATSVRSGLIACTGSAGCKFAAADTKRHALLLADHLDERIELDAPINIHFTGCHHSCAQHYIGDIGLRGTKVEVDDDLVDGYEIVVGGGYADQQAIGRQLFPQVPFTEVPRLVERLLGFYVDARDECEPFSKFINRHSIERLREVTHFHPVLVP, from the coding sequence ATGACCCAAAACAACGGTTTCACTGATAGTCAGAAGAGTTATCTCCAGGGGTTTGCTTTGGGTGCCGACGTGGCCCGCAAGGTGAAAGGCTTGCCTGTCATTGCAGATAGCGGGGGTGGCTGTGTGGAAGCTGTTAACAGTCTGGCGACAACGATTCAAATCGGGCCGCGGGCAACACAAGCCGCATTGCCTGCCACGGGAAGGAATCGAGAACTCGCCGCTCAGGAAAGGTTTCTGGCACAAGGCAAAAAACTCTCAAATGAAGAGCAGGCGAAGCGAGACAAGGATCCATTGTCGATCTGGCCGCAAATGCAGGCGGCGGCGGCGGAAGGCGTGTTTCCCAAGGGAACAGATGTCTTTCTATGGAAGTTTCACGGGTTGTTCCAGGTGGCCCCCGCTCAGGATTCATTCATGTGCCGACTGCGGATCGCGGGGGGCGAACTCAGGAGCTGGCAACTTCGCGGCATTGCCGATCTGGCCCAGGAGCATGCGGGCCATTATCTGGATGTCACGACGCGGGCGAACCTGCAACTTCGCGAGATTTCGGCGGAAAACGGCTGCGCAGTCCATACAAGCCTTATCGAGTTGGGACTCGTCAATAAAGGCTCAGGAGCCGACAACATCCGCAATGTGACTTCGTCGGCGACTTCTGGCTTCGATGCAGACGAGCTGATCGATACACTCCCTTATGCCAAGGCAATGCACCACCATATTCTCAATGACCGGGAGTGTTACGGCCTGCCAAGAAAGTTCAACATCAGCTTCGACGGCGGAGGACGCATCGCGACCCTGGAAGATACAAACGACGTCGGCTTCCAGGCAGTGCGAGTCGCCGAAGTGAACGCGACGAACGCCTGCCCAGCTGGCATCTATTTTCGCTTGACGCTCGGTGGCATCACCGGGCACCACGATTTCGCCCGCGATACGGGCATCCTCATCAAGCCCAGTGAAAGTATTGCCGTCACTTCGGCCATCGTGAAGGTGTTCGTCGATCACGGCGACCGCACCGACCGCAAGAAGGCCCGGCTGAAGTATCTGCTCGATGATTGGGGCTTCGCGAAATTCATCGAACATGTCGAGCGGGAACTGGGAAGGCCTCTCCTCCGGATGAGTAGCGAAGGTTGCGAACCAGCCCGTCCCGTTGATCGCTGGGCTCATATCGGGTTCCATGCCCAGCTGCAAGAGGATCGCCATTACTGCGGCGTCGTGTTGCCTGTAGGTCGCCTCACCTGCGACCAGGCCCGGGGATTGGCCAGGCTTGCGGAAAAACATGGTTCCGGCCGCATCCGATTAACCGTCTGGCAGAACCTGCTCATCCCAGATATCGCGACTGCTGACATCCCTGCCGTCCAGCGGGGAATTGAAAATCTGGGGTTGGAGTGGCGCGCTACGTCTGTACGTAGTGGACTGATTGCCTGTACGGGAAGCGCGGGGTGCAAATTCGCCGCTGCCGACACCAAACGCCACGCGCTGCTGCTGGCAGATCATCTTGATGAGCGGATCGAACTCGACGCACCGATCAACATCCACTTCACCGGTTGCCATCATAGTTGTGCTCAGCATTACATTGGCGACATCGGCTTACGCGGGACGAAGGTCGAAGTCGACGACGATCTGGTCGACGGATACGAGATCGTCGTTGGTGGCGGCTATGCAGACCAGCAGGCCATCGGCCGCCAGCTTTTTCCCCAGGTTCCCTTTACCGAAGTTCCCCGCCTTGTTGAGCGGCTTCTCGGCTTTTATGTCGATGCCCGCGACGAGTGCGAGCCGTTCTCGAAGTTCATCAATCGGCATTCCATTGAGCGACTGCGGGAAGTGACTCACTTCCATCCCGTGCTGGTTCCATAA
- a CDS encoding sulfite reductase subunit alpha → MTQTFSILPESAPFTEEQRAWLNGFLAGWIGLQSTGTTPGCSPEAVLPLADSPESELSTTQKVEEDFPWHDPALPLDERLRLAEGKPLQRLMMAAMAQLDCGTCGYNCQRYAEAIISGEEKSLKLCTPGGKETAKVLKELFTRPTESGTNSHTNGHANGNTSGGKVAHEILDALTGHSAKGQSVWNRQNPYQAPLRLVRELNGEGSDKRTSHVEIDLTGSGLTYRVGDSLGVYPSNCPELVSKVVQAVGAKGDEMAVVDEQTLPLSTALAEKFCLSEITDELIERLLAVTWEPEHQEWLRQVIAESDLIDGWDVLELLTRISPSQLRPAELLAVLSPLKPRLYSISSSLKACPDQVHLTVGRVAWEFQGRERKGVASTMFADRLKPGSRVRVFIQPSHGFTLPENPETPVIMIGPGTGIAPFRAFLQERRVTCAPGKNWLFFGDQRATTDFLYREELEELQKCNLLTRLDCAFSRDQEEKIYVQHRMLEQGDELWKWLQDGAHIYVCGDAKRMAVDVDQTLRQIIGQYGMLSEEETGDFVANMIQCQRYCRDVY, encoded by the coding sequence ATGACTCAAACCTTCTCGATTCTTCCCGAAAGCGCGCCCTTCACGGAAGAGCAGCGCGCCTGGCTGAATGGTTTCCTGGCAGGATGGATCGGACTGCAATCAACAGGCACAACGCCGGGTTGCTCGCCTGAAGCAGTTTTGCCATTGGCCGATTCACCGGAAAGTGAACTCTCTACCACACAGAAAGTGGAAGAGGATTTTCCCTGGCACGACCCGGCGCTTCCACTCGACGAGCGGTTGCGGCTGGCCGAAGGAAAACCATTACAACGGCTGATGATGGCAGCGATGGCACAGCTCGATTGTGGCACTTGCGGTTACAACTGTCAGCGTTATGCCGAGGCCATCATCAGCGGAGAGGAGAAGAGTCTCAAACTTTGCACCCCCGGAGGGAAAGAGACCGCGAAAGTCCTCAAGGAGTTGTTCACCAGGCCTACCGAATCAGGGACCAACAGTCATACGAACGGTCATGCCAATGGGAACACGTCCGGCGGGAAGGTGGCCCACGAAATCCTCGACGCTCTAACAGGTCATTCGGCCAAAGGACAATCGGTCTGGAATCGGCAGAACCCGTACCAAGCCCCATTACGTCTTGTACGGGAACTTAATGGCGAAGGTTCCGACAAGCGAACCTCCCATGTCGAAATTGACCTTACAGGGAGCGGCTTGACCTATCGTGTCGGCGATTCGTTAGGAGTCTATCCGTCCAATTGCCCGGAGCTGGTTTCTAAAGTGGTTCAGGCTGTTGGTGCAAAAGGAGACGAAATGGCGGTCGTCGACGAACAGACGCTGCCGCTCTCGACTGCGCTGGCGGAAAAATTCTGTCTTTCAGAAATCACCGATGAATTGATCGAGCGATTGCTGGCTGTCACATGGGAACCCGAGCATCAGGAATGGCTCCGGCAAGTGATCGCCGAGAGCGACCTGATCGATGGCTGGGATGTTCTCGAACTACTCACGCGGATCTCTCCGTCGCAATTACGACCGGCGGAGTTGCTCGCGGTCCTCTCGCCCTTGAAGCCAAGACTCTATTCCATCAGCAGCTCACTGAAGGCCTGCCCCGACCAGGTTCACTTGACCGTGGGACGTGTCGCATGGGAGTTTCAAGGTCGTGAGCGCAAGGGGGTCGCTTCGACAATGTTCGCCGATCGTCTGAAACCCGGCAGTCGCGTGCGGGTGTTCATACAACCATCGCATGGATTTACGCTTCCAGAAAATCCAGAGACGCCTGTGATCATGATTGGGCCAGGGACAGGAATCGCCCCCTTTCGTGCATTTCTGCAGGAACGCCGGGTGACATGTGCTCCGGGGAAAAACTGGCTCTTCTTTGGTGATCAACGGGCAACGACCGATTTTCTGTATCGTGAAGAACTTGAAGAACTACAGAAGTGTAACCTGTTAACACGGCTTGACTGCGCCTTCAGCCGCGACCAGGAGGAGAAGATCTACGTCCAACACCGAATGCTCGAGCAGGGAGACGAACTCTGGAAGTGGCTCCAAGATGGGGCTCACATCTACGTGTGTGGAGACGCTAAGCGGATGGCTGTAGATGTTGATCAGACACTTCGCCAGATTATTGGTCAGTATGGTATGCTTAGTGAGGAAGAGACAGGAGATTTTGTGGCCAACATGATCCAGTGTCAACGATACTGTCGTGACGTCTACTAG
- a CDS encoding transposase encodes MGTYAIRLRVKRMWAKACIKPKANRKARKRCVKESYRHRNVIERFFGALKRFRRIATRYDKKAANFAGFLWLASLLTDQF; translated from the coding sequence TTGGGCACCTACGCGATCCGGCTGCGTGTGAAGCGGATGTGGGCGAAAGCCTGCATCAAACCGAAGGCCAACCGCAAGGCAAGAAAGCGGTGCGTCAAGGAGAGCTACCGGCATCGGAATGTGATCGAGAGGTTCTTCGGAGCCCTGAAACGCTTTCGCCGCATCGCCACCCGTTATGATAAGAAAGCCGCGAACTTCGCAGGCTTCCTCTGGCTCGCATCCCTCTTAACCGATCAATTCTGA
- a CDS encoding response regulator, protein MSLNTPASSPRVLYVDDEAPALKYFDRVFNDEFSIVTAQNAADARQILDNSEAPIGVLLSDQRMPGEQGVDLLDYSRKQHPLTVRILTTAYSDLPSAIAAVNTGGAYQYVTKPWDFDSLRILLRQALDLYQLRVSHDELLAQKAFIWQQLSHSDSMRGLLGFCAAAERWNPQALHGLWDYSQAAKKLRENQASRNHSLVTNDKGAAEYEFLTRLARMIHRVTPTDPVSIQELDLNAVFYESIHRFEQMESPEGVSVLSSDITPGVKVVSDLTRLVAIISLLLGRISNLDGDDIAIQLSVKNHDTAYLILTMIAREKIWTVDQSLPLFAAVDAFISDSSDHSMDLLPIYLMAAELGVKLDTVHPAPGVFAGFQVMIPKQLLMGAPQLTPFDVAAMLTNEPYSSELLIPSAD, encoded by the coding sequence ATGTCGCTTAATACTCCCGCCAGTTCACCGCGTGTGCTTTATGTCGACGACGAGGCTCCTGCGCTCAAGTATTTCGACCGCGTTTTCAACGATGAATTCTCGATTGTCACAGCTCAGAATGCTGCGGATGCGAGACAGATACTGGATAACTCGGAGGCTCCCATCGGAGTCCTGTTATCAGACCAGAGGATGCCGGGTGAACAGGGAGTTGACCTTCTGGACTACTCTCGTAAACAGCACCCTTTGACCGTGCGGATCTTGACAACTGCGTACTCAGACTTACCCAGTGCGATTGCTGCGGTGAATACCGGAGGTGCCTATCAATATGTGACAAAACCTTGGGATTTCGACTCACTCAGAATATTGCTCAGGCAGGCTCTCGATCTTTACCAACTGCGCGTCAGCCACGATGAATTGCTGGCTCAGAAGGCTTTCATCTGGCAACAGTTATCTCACAGTGACTCCATGCGAGGACTGCTGGGGTTTTGTGCGGCAGCAGAGCGTTGGAATCCTCAGGCTTTGCATGGGCTTTGGGATTATTCGCAAGCTGCAAAGAAGCTGCGGGAGAATCAGGCCTCTCGTAATCATTCGCTCGTCACAAATGACAAAGGGGCGGCGGAATACGAATTCCTGACTCGATTAGCACGTATGATCCATCGAGTCACCCCCACAGATCCTGTGTCGATCCAGGAATTGGATCTGAATGCTGTCTTCTATGAGTCGATTCATCGATTTGAGCAAATGGAGTCTCCGGAAGGTGTTAGCGTTTTGTCGAGTGATATCACACCCGGAGTCAAAGTGGTCAGTGATTTGACAAGGCTGGTAGCAATAATTTCGCTCCTGTTGGGGCGAATCTCCAATCTCGATGGAGACGATATTGCCATTCAGTTGAGTGTGAAAAATCACGACACTGCCTATTTAATACTGACCATGATTGCTCGTGAAAAGATATGGACTGTCGACCAATCACTACCTTTGTTTGCCGCTGTGGATGCCTTCATTTCCGACTCCAGCGATCACTCCATGGATCTCCTCCCCATCTACCTGATGGCTGCTGAGCTTGGAGTCAAACTTGACACGGTGCATCCAGCACCAGGCGTTTTCGCAGGATTCCAGGTCATGATCCCCAAACAGTTGTTGATGGGGGCACCTCAACTGACACCTTTTGATGTTGCAGCGATGCTGACAAATGAGCCTTACAGCTCAGAATTGTTGATTCCCTCGGCAGATTGA
- a CDS encoding ATP-binding protein: MSTSSELDLDFERLQRDLWLRRTRIGCVLTLTLIPAGILLDLAGYPEAFYSILWARIVCEIVVGVVLATLFIIPDKVHVGLMSTIWAYSPTAAIAWMLYVTEGSVSPFYAGLNLTILGTCVLLPYNAWQALAFCSGVLGMYLIACIAHSRIPLRIDALVMNSTFIAMTSIICATACHIFSQARRREFDLRHDLEVRNSELTAADEMKGRFFANISHELRTPLTLIMAPVEEMLAWPAERLAPTVRDALRLIQQGGLRLLGLINDLLELVRFDQSTHAVIKNRYCLSHQLKTLVESAQPLARGKGVLLSLDLPEDDVEIDANEYLLERVILNLLSNGIKFTPEGGSVSVSAAADSQWTTLRVCDSGIGMEASDLPSLGQRFVQVDNSESRKYQGLGLGLSLVREITTAHNGELLLESQPGKGTTVTVQFPVVHAPPKIAGEPEFDSWADLRRAAALASVRQQSSQNDRQPSKEVSTATIVLADDDADMRLCLSRILDVLGNVIVCRDGIEAVSAVETKKPDLLILDAMMPGKTGLEVAESIRTSEAAKDTKVLVLTARVDDSFKIKMLEAGVDDFLTKPFSPTELTTRCRNLIAAATLQSSLRQRSIELEQAIIERQKVEARLIQSEKMNAIGSLAAGLLHEFNNPVNHAQMAIAYAKNVMKTRSPTTSSIALVDESLDDATSSLNRIGDITRDLRTFAHPDAAPPRRPVALSRVVEMARRFVSHELNQCEVMIDVPDEIEAMIVESHVVQVFVNLLTNAAHAVVERHGDKGGVIKIVAAEQESRILIKVRDNGVGISSQVRSRLFEPFFTTKDVGKGTGLGLSVCHTILNQYESSIEVDSQPGVFTEFTFSLPSVKMETANVA; this comes from the coding sequence ATGTCCACTTCCTCAGAACTTGATCTCGATTTCGAACGACTTCAGCGTGACCTTTGGCTACGCCGTACGCGCATTGGTTGCGTTCTCACATTGACGTTGATCCCTGCGGGGATTCTCCTTGACTTGGCAGGCTATCCTGAAGCCTTTTATTCGATTCTATGGGCGAGAATCGTATGCGAAATTGTTGTTGGTGTCGTTTTAGCAACGCTATTTATCATTCCCGATAAGGTACACGTCGGCCTCATGAGTACCATCTGGGCCTATTCTCCAACTGCCGCGATCGCCTGGATGCTTTATGTCACTGAAGGTTCTGTATCACCATTTTATGCGGGCCTAAATCTGACGATCCTGGGCACCTGTGTATTGCTCCCCTACAACGCATGGCAGGCTCTCGCATTCTGCTCTGGTGTTCTGGGGATGTATCTCATTGCCTGTATTGCACATAGTCGAATTCCCTTGCGAATCGATGCACTCGTCATGAACTCGACGTTCATTGCCATGACATCCATTATTTGTGCAACGGCCTGCCATATTTTCTCTCAAGCAAGACGACGAGAATTTGATCTTCGACACGACCTGGAAGTACGCAATTCAGAATTGACAGCTGCTGACGAGATGAAGGGGCGATTTTTTGCAAACATCAGCCATGAACTTCGAACTCCACTCACTCTCATTATGGCACCCGTCGAGGAAATGCTCGCATGGCCAGCAGAACGCCTGGCGCCGACAGTCAGAGACGCTCTCAGACTCATACAGCAGGGTGGCCTGAGACTGCTTGGGTTGATTAATGATCTTTTGGAGCTTGTTCGTTTCGATCAATCGACACATGCAGTCATCAAGAACCGCTATTGTCTTTCCCATCAATTGAAAACTCTGGTCGAATCAGCACAGCCGCTGGCCCGTGGTAAGGGCGTCTTATTGAGTCTGGATCTTCCTGAAGACGATGTAGAAATTGATGCAAACGAATACCTCCTTGAGCGAGTGATTTTGAATCTTCTTTCGAATGGCATCAAATTCACACCGGAGGGTGGCTCTGTTTCGGTATCTGCTGCCGCTGATTCCCAATGGACGACTCTTCGTGTCTGCGATTCCGGGATTGGGATGGAAGCCTCCGACCTTCCATCACTCGGACAGAGATTCGTCCAGGTAGATAACTCAGAATCTCGAAAATATCAGGGCTTAGGTTTAGGGCTTTCGCTCGTGCGTGAGATTACAACAGCTCACAATGGAGAACTCCTTTTAGAAAGCCAGCCGGGAAAAGGCACGACTGTCACAGTTCAGTTTCCGGTCGTACACGCACCCCCCAAAATTGCTGGAGAGCCAGAATTTGACAGTTGGGCAGACTTACGACGTGCTGCTGCACTCGCCTCAGTTCGCCAGCAAAGTTCTCAGAATGATCGTCAGCCCAGCAAGGAAGTATCAACCGCCACCATTGTACTCGCAGATGACGATGCTGATATGCGGCTTTGCCTGTCTCGCATTCTCGACGTTCTTGGGAACGTGATTGTTTGCCGGGATGGGATTGAGGCCGTGTCAGCGGTCGAAACGAAGAAGCCAGATTTACTCATTCTCGATGCGATGATGCCTGGCAAAACGGGTCTTGAAGTTGCGGAATCAATACGGACGTCAGAAGCGGCTAAAGACACAAAAGTTCTCGTTCTAACGGCTCGTGTCGACGACTCGTTCAAAATCAAGATGCTCGAAGCCGGGGTCGATGACTTCCTCACTAAACCATTCAGCCCTACCGAGTTAACGACTCGATGCCGAAATCTGATTGCAGCGGCAACTCTGCAAAGCAGTCTGCGCCAGCGATCGATCGAACTCGAACAGGCAATTATAGAGCGGCAAAAAGTCGAAGCTCGACTCATTCAATCGGAGAAAATGAACGCGATAGGTAGTTTAGCTGCCGGGTTATTACATGAATTTAACAACCCTGTCAATCATGCCCAGATGGCGATTGCCTATGCCAAGAATGTTATGAAAACTCGCAGTCCAACGACTTCAAGCATCGCATTGGTTGATGAATCACTTGATGATGCTACCAGCAGCCTGAATCGGATTGGAGATATTACTCGCGATTTGCGAACATTTGCTCACCCGGATGCTGCTCCACCTCGTCGTCCGGTCGCACTTTCAAGAGTGGTGGAAATGGCGAGGCGTTTTGTCTCGCACGAGTTGAATCAGTGCGAAGTCATGATCGATGTTCCAGATGAAATCGAGGCCATGATTGTTGAAAGCCATGTCGTACAGGTTTTTGTAAATCTTTTGACAAACGCAGCCCATGCGGTTGTCGAACGTCATGGAGATAAAGGTGGCGTCATTAAAATCGTGGCTGCAGAACAAGAATCACGAATTCTCATCAAAGTTCGCGATAACGGCGTCGGCATATCAAGCCAGGTTCGCTCACGATTGTTCGAACCGTTTTTTACGACAAAAGATGTCGGTAAAGGGACCGGCCTGGGGCTCTCCGTTTGTCACACGATCTTGAATCAATACGAATCGAGCATCGAGGTTGATAGTCAACCTGGAGTGTTCACCGAATTCACGTTCTCCCTTCCTTCCGTAAAGATGGAAACAGCCAATGTCGCTTAA